The Impatiens glandulifera chromosome 3, dImpGla2.1, whole genome shotgun sequence genome contains a region encoding:
- the LOC124929813 gene encoding cytochrome P450 71A1-like, with amino-acid sequence YGKDIFVGGTSTSSATLVWAMTELMKNPKVMNKVQQEVRSINHENIIDNHREVMCCHVLEDDLDKLVYLKAVVKETLRLHPPAPLAIPHLATQTCKIKGYEIRKGSIVFVNLWAIGRDPNYWTTPQEFCPERFIENAKNIDFRGHDFGFIPFGAGRRGCPGLNLGVVNVELALANLLYKFKWELPHGMKKEDIDSDVKPGVVMHKKNDLILMAKDYY; translated from the coding sequence tatggtAAGGATATTTTTGTTGGTGGGACAAGCACAAGTTCTGCTACTTTGGTATGGGCAATGACTGAATTGATGAAGAATCCTAAAGTCATGAATAAAGTCCAACAAGAAGTAAGATCAATCAACCACGAGAATATCATTGATAATCATCGTGAAGTCATGTGTTGCCATGTCCTTGAAGATGATCTTGATAAACTAGTTTATCTAAAGGCTGTGGTGAAAGAGACGTTACGATTGCATCCTCCAGCACCACTCGCAATTCCTCATCTTGCAACTCAAACGTGTAAAATAAAAGGATACGAAATTCGTAAAGGATCTATTGTCTTTGTCAACTTGTGGGCGATTGGAAGAGATCCCAACTACTGGACAACACCCCAAGAGTTTTGTCCCGAGAGATTTATAGAGAATGCAAAGAATATTGATTTTAGAGGTCATGACTTTGGATTTATCCCTTTCGGGGCGGGTAGGAGAGGCTGTCCGGGATTGAACCTAGGAGTTGTAAATGTGGAGCTTGCACTAGCTAATCTACTTTACAAATTTAAATGGGAACTTCCTCATGGAATGAAAAAAGAAGATATTGATTCAGATGTTAAACCGGGTGTGGTAATGCATAAGAAAAATGACCTAATTCTTATGGCTAAAgactattattaa
- the LOC124929814 gene encoding cytochrome P450 71A1-like, translating to MTCACMGQRGKGQEKHTQNKTNDPPGPPRFPIIGNLHQLNFANLHGHLYQLSHKYGPLMSLRLGSLTAIVVSSAEIAKEALSTHDRQLAGRPTFYGQMKISYNGLTVTFAPYGEYWREIRKITVHHLLSAKQVLYFRPVRYDEVSRTINIISQLASQSKPVNLSEITIYLFNSIICRIAFGKRYDDEYTIDKFKTKSKFQDLLHEIQVVAGSFYMRDYFPYMGWVDKLVGRTKWADKICKDLDLFLQEIIDDHLVERKNYEHQEDIIDVLLQLQEDSSLPVHLTMDHIKCQLMVINITITL from the exons ATGACCTGTGCCTGCATGGGACAGCGTGGAAAAGGGCAG GAAAAGCATacccaaaataaaacaaatgatcCACCAGGACCTCCTAGGTTTCCAATAATTGGTAACTTGCACCAACTTAACTTTGCAAATCTCCATGGCCATCTCTACCAACTTTCCCACAAATATGGCCCCCTCATGTCTCTTCGCCTAGGCTCCTTAACAGCCATAGTTGTTTCTTCAGCAGAAATCGCTAAAGAAGCTCTTAGCACCCACGATCGTCAACTCGCAGGCCGTCCTACATTTTATGGCCAAATGAAAATATCCTACAATGGATTAACCGTGACTTTCGCTCCATATGGAGAATATTGGAGGGAAATCAGGAAGATCACTGTTCACCATTTGCTAAGCGCAAAGCAAGTTCTCTACTTTCGCCCGGTTCGATATGACGAAGTCTCTCGCACCATCAACATCATCTCACAGCTCGCATCTCAGTCCAAGCCCGTTAATCTGAGTGAGATAACCATCTATCTATTCAATTCTATAATATGCAGGATTGCTTTCGGAAAGAGGTACGATGATGAGTACACAATCGATAAGTTTAAGACGAAGAGTAAGTTCCAAGATCTTTTGCATGAAATTCAGGTAGTCGCGGGATCATTCTATATGCGCGATTATTTTCCATACATGGGATGGGTTGATAAGCTTGTGGGAAGAACGAAGTGGGCGGATAAAATTTGTAAAGATCTAGATTTGTTTCTCCAAGAAATCATTGATGATCATCTTGTGGAAAGAAAGAATTATGAACATCAAGAGGACATCATAGATGTCTTGCTCCAACTTCAGGAAGATAGTTCACTTCCGGTGCACCTCACCATGGATCATATTAAATGCCAGTTAATGGTAATTAACATAACTATTACCCTCTAA
- the LOC124929815 gene encoding cytochrome P450 71A1-like: MELNSFLAIVLLIISPLLLLWFFIHDKYHTSQNQSPPGPPRFPIIGNLHQLNFSNLHGHLYQLSHKYGPIMSLRLGSLTAIVISSADIAKEALSTHDRELAGRPRFYGQMKVSYDGLDTTFAQYGEYWREIRKINVLHMLSLKRVHFFRPVRYDEVSRTINIISQLASQSKPINLSEVTIYLVNSIICRIAFGKRFDDDYRGDKTKSKFQDLLHEIQEVQGSLYMCDYFPYLGWVDKLVGRTKWVDRVCTDLDLFLQEIIDDHLVGKKKGVHDYEHQECIIDVLFQLQEDRSLQVHLTMDHIKCQLLDIFVAGTDPSSVTLVWAMIELIKNPKSMNKVQEEVRSIKHENQGYCYILEDDLDKLIYLKAVVKETLRLHPPAPLGVPHLATQTCNIKGYKILKGNIVYMNLLAIGRDPEYWENPEEFWPERFLESAKNIDFRGQDFGFIPFGAGRRGCPGLNLGVIIVELALANLLYQFKWELPHGMKNEDIDSELRPGITMHKKNDLILMAKPY, translated from the exons ATGGAACTAAATTCGTTTCTTGCAATTGTTTTACTCATCATATCACCATTATTGTTGTTGTGGTTTTTTATACATGACAAGTACCATACTAGCCAAAATCAATCCCCGCCAGGACCACCAAGGTTTCCAATAATTGGTAACCTGCACCAACTTAACTTTTCAAATCTCCATGGCCATCTCTACCAACTTTCCCACAAATATGGTCCCATCATGTCTCTTCGACTAGGCTCCTTAACAGCCATAGTCATTTCTTCCGCCGACATAGCAAAAGAAGCTCTCAGCACCCACGACCGTGAACTGGCAGGCCGGCCTAGATTTTACGGCCAAATGAAAGTATCCTATGATGGATTAGACACGACGTTCGCTCAATATGGAGAATACTGGAGGGAAATCAGGAAGATCAACGTCCTCCATATGTTGAGCCTCAAGCGAGTTCATTTCTTTCGTCCGGTTCGATACGACGAAGTCTCTCGCACCATCAACATCATCTCCCAGCTCGCGTCTCAATCCAAGCCGATCAATCTGAGTGAGGTAACCATATATCTTGTCAACTCCATCATTTGCAGGATTGCTTTTGGAAAGAGGTTCGACGATGACTATAGAGGGGATAAGACCAAGAGTAAGTTCCAAGATCTCTTGCATGAAATTCAGGAAGTGCAAGGATCATTATATATGTGCGATTATTTTCCATACTTGGGTTGGGTTGATAAGCTTGTGGGAAGAACGAAATGGGTGGACAGGGTTTGTACAGATCTAGATTTGTTTCTGCAAGAAATCATTGATGATCATCTTGTGGGAAAAAAGAAAGGAGTTCATGATTATGAACATCAAGAGTGCATCATAGATGTCTTGTTCCAACTTCAGGAGGACCGCTCACTTCAAGTGCACCTCACAATGGATCATATTAAATGTCAGCTACTG GATATTTTTGTGGCTGGAACAGACCCAAGTTCAGTTACTTTGGTATGGGCAATGATTGAATTGATAAAGAACCCTAAATCCATGAATAAAGTTCAAGAAGAAGTAAGATCAATCAAGCATGAGAATCAAGGATATTGTTACATCCTTGAAGATGATCTTGATAAACTAATTTATCTAAAAGCTGTAGTGAAAGAGACATTAAGATTGCATCCCCCAGCACCGCTTGGAGTCCCTCATCTGGCAACTCAAACGTGCAATATAAAGGGATACAAGATTCTGAAAGGAAATATTGTCTACATGAACTTGTTGGCGATTGGAAGAGATCCTGAATACTGGGAAAACCCTGAAGAGTTTTGGCCAGAGAGATTTCTTGAGAGTGCAAAGAACATTGATTTTAGAGGTCAAGACTTCGGATTTATCCCTTTTGGTGCGGGAAGGAGAGGATGCCCTGGATTGAACCTAGGAGTTATAATTGTGGAGCTTGCACTGGCTAATCTACTTTACCAATTTAAATGGGAGCTTCCTCATGGGATGAAAAATGAAGATATTGATTCAGAACTTAGACCAGGTATTACTATGCATAAGAAAAATGACCTAATTCTTATGGCTAAGCCTTATTAA
- the LOC124930702 gene encoding cytochrome P450 71A1-like gives MELNLFLRIVLLIIPPLILLWFFLHDKFYTRQNESSLLPPGPLRFPIIGNLHQLNFANLHGHLYQLSHKYGPLMSLRLGSLTAIVVSSAEIAKEALSTHDRELACRPRFYGQMKISCDGLDTTFAQYGEYWRKIRKINALHMLSLKRVHSFRPVRYDEVSRTTNIISQLTSQSKPINLSEITIYLVNSIICRIAFGKRYDDDYRGDKTKSKFQDLLHEIQAVAGSFYMLDYFPYMGWVDKLVGRLKWVDKVCKDLDLFLQEIIDDHLVERKNYEHQEDIIDVLLQLQKDHSLQVHLTMDHIKCQLMDIFVAGTDSSSTTLVWAMSELIKNPKSMNKVQQEVRSIKHENIFDNHSQECCHILEDDLDKLIYLKAVVKETLRLHPPAPLAVPHLATQTCKIKGYEIPKGAIVYVNLWAIGRDPEYWENPEEFWPERFLESAKNIDFRGQDFGFIPFGAGRRGCPGLNLGVIIVELALANLLYEFKWELPHGMKKEDIDSEVRPGITMHKKNDLILMAKTYQC, from the exons ATGGAACTAAACTTGTTTCTTAGGATTGTTTTACTCATCATACCACCATTAATATTGTTGTGGTTTTTTCTACATGACAAGTTCTACACTCGCCAAAATGAATCAAGTCTTCTCCCGCCAGGACCTCTTAGGTTTCCAATAATTGGTAACTTGCACCAACTTAACTTTGCAAATCTCCATGGCCATCTCTACCAACTTTCCCACAAATATGGCCCCCTCATGTCTCTTCGCCTAGGCTCCTTAACAGCCATAGTCGTTTCTTCCGCAGAAATCGCAAAAGAAGCTCTTAGCACCCACGATCGTGAACTCGCATGCCGGCCTAGATTTTACGGCCAAATGAAAATATCCTGTGATGGATTAGACACGACGTTCGCTCAATATGGAGAATACTGGAGGAAAATCAGGAAGATCAACGCCCTCCATATGTTGAGCCTCAAACGAGTTCACTCCTTTCGTCCGGTTCGATACGACGAAGTCTCTCGCACCACCAACATCATCTCCCAGCTCACGTCTCAATCCAAGCCGATAAATCTGAGTGAGATAACCATATATCTTGTAAACTCCATCATTTGTAGGATTGCTTTCGGAAAGAGGTACGACGATGACTATAGAGGGGATAAGACCAAGAGTAAGTTCCAAGATCTCTTGCATGAAATTCAGGCAGTGGCAGGATCATTCTATATGCTCGATTATTTTCCATACATGGGTTGGGTTGATAAGCTTGTGGGAAGATTGAAATGGGTGGACAAGGTTTGTAAAGATCTAGATTTGTTTCTCCAAGAAATCATTGATGATCATCTTGTGGAAAGAAAGAATTATGAACATCAAGAGGACATCATAGATGTCTTACTCCAACTTCAGAAGGACCACTCACTTCAAGTGCACCTCACAATGGACCATATTAAATGCCAGCTAATG GATATTTTTGTGGCTGGAACAGACTCAAGCTCAACTACTTTGGTATGGGCAATGAGTGAATTGATAAAGAACCCTAAATCTATGAAcaaagttcaacaagaagtaagATCAATCAAGCATGAGAATATCTTTGATAATCATTCTCAAGAATGTTGTCACATCCTTGAAGATGATCTTGATAAACTAATTTATCTAAAAGCTGTAGTGAAAGAGACATTAAGATTGCATCCTCCAGCACCACTTGCAGTCCCTCATCTAGCAACTCAAACGTGCAAAATAAAAGGATACGAGATTCCGAAAGGAGCTATTGTCTATGTGAACTTGTGGGCGATTGGAAGAGATCCTGAATACTGGGAAAACCCTGAAGAGTTTTGGCCAGAGAGATTTCTTGAGAGTGCAAAGAATATTGATTTTAGAGGTCAAGACTTCGGATTTATCCCTTTTGGGGCGGGAAGGAGAGGATGTCCTGGATTGAATCTAGGAGTTATAATTGTGGAGCTTGCACTGGCTAATCTACTTTACGAATTTAAATGGGAACTTCCTCATGGGATGAAAAAGGAAGATATTGATTCAGAAGTTAGACCAGGTATTACCATGCATAAGAAAAATGACCTAATTCTTATGGCTAAAACTTAtcagtgttga